Sequence from the Qipengyuania gaetbuli genome:
GCCGCACACGGACGGGACAGGTTTGGGAGACATGACATGACCACCACCGGTAAGCAGCTTTTCACTACCCTTGCGGCAGACGGCACGCTGACCGTCGAAATCGCCGATGCGACCTTCCCCGACCCGACCGGCAACCAGGTCCTGGTGCGCATGGAAGCGGCGCCGATCAACCCGTCCGACCTCGCGATCCTGACCGGCGCGGCGGATTTCGAGAACGCCGAATATTCTCCCGGCAAGGTCGTCGCCAAGATGCCCGAACCCTTCAATTCGGGTCAGAAGGCGCGCCACGGCCAGCGCCTGCCCGCAGGCAATGAAGGTGCAGGCACCGTCATTGCCACGGGCGACAGCGACATGGCCAAGGCGCTGATGGGCCAGCGTGTCGCCTGCGTTCCCGGCAATGCCTTCAGCCAGTACGCTATTGCGGATGCTGCCATGTGCCTCCCGCTCGGCGACCACAGTTCGGAAGCGGGCGCATCCAGCTTCGTCAATCCGATGACTGCACTGGGCTTCGTCGAGAATGCGAAGATGGATGGCCAGAAGGCGATCCTCCACACGGTGGGCGCATCGAACCTCGGCCAGATGCTCAACCGTATCTGTCTCGAGGACGGAATGGGCCTCGTGAATATCGTGCGCAAGGACGACCAGGCAGAACTGCTCAAGTCGCAGGGCGCCACGCACGTGGTCAATTCCTCCGACGACGACTTCATGGCCAAGCTCAAGGCTGCAATCGACGAAACCGATGCCTTCTACGGCTTCGATCCGATCGGCGGGGGCCAGATGGTCGACACCTGCTTCAAGGCGATGGAACAGGTCGCCGTGTCGAAGATGACCGAATATTCGCGCTACGGTTCGAACCAGGCGAAGCGCATGT
This genomic interval carries:
- a CDS encoding zinc-binding dehydrogenase, translated to MTTTGKQLFTTLAADGTLTVEIADATFPDPTGNQVLVRMEAAPINPSDLAILTGAADFENAEYSPGKVVAKMPEPFNSGQKARHGQRLPAGNEGAGTVIATGDSDMAKALMGQRVACVPGNAFSQYAIADAAMCLPLGDHSSEAGASSFVNPMTALGFVENAKMDGQKAILHTVGASNLGQMLNRICLEDGMGLVNIVRKDDQAELLKSQGATHVVNSSDDDFMAKLKAAIDETDAFYGFDPIGGGQMVDTCFKAMEQVAVSKMTEYSRYGSNQAKRMFIYGRLDFGPTILTPAYGFGWTLSGWLLTPFLQTAGMETVMRMRKRVLDNLTTTFASSYKTKVDLEGMLTKDAILDYRQMKTGEKYLVTPNG